From the Bacteroidia bacterium genome, one window contains:
- a CDS encoding glycosyltransferase family 4 protein: MKKWKKGGGDSTRAGSRKKILFVHNARTSFVRDDLEILSAEFAVEELYVPSPFVIRPLRLFTHVRNSDVVFCWFASWHTLLPVLFAHCLRKPSVLVTGGYDTANVPEANYGSQRGGIRKWLANTVLRNATRLIVNSEAAYREAAAIDGLESSCIDVVYHGVHAVAFTPHAAKEKLALTVGGVWRENLHRKGLLPFVRLAGELPDWNFVLVGKWQDDSIETLRAEAGDNVYFAGFVGERELHDYYAQASVYVQLSLHEGFGLSVAEAMTAGCRPLVSNAASLPEVVGEHGVIVDLHDHAALSVALLQAHAANDEQRKAGAEWVTSSFSMQKRTVELTNIIKKLCDSSIRG; the protein is encoded by the coding sequence ATGAAGAAGTGGAAAAAGGGAGGAGGAGACAGTACCAGGGCAGGTAGTCGCAAGAAGATCCTTTTTGTCCACAATGCGCGCACAAGCTTCGTCAGGGACGATTTGGAGATCCTTTCGGCGGAATTCGCTGTGGAGGAGTTGTACGTTCCTTCACCATTCGTTATCCGTCCGCTACGGCTCTTTACGCATGTGCGAAACTCGGACGTGGTGTTCTGCTGGTTCGCAAGCTGGCATACATTGCTGCCGGTACTGTTCGCGCACTGCTTGCGTAAGCCCTCGGTGCTTGTCACCGGCGGCTATGACACTGCCAATGTACCCGAAGCCAATTATGGCTCGCAACGTGGAGGGATCAGAAAGTGGCTCGCAAATACCGTGTTGCGGAATGCAACCCGGCTGATAGTAAACTCGGAAGCCGCTTACCGCGAAGCCGCAGCCATAGACGGGCTGGAGTCGTCATGTATAGATGTGGTGTATCATGGTGTTCATGCTGTTGCGTTTACACCGCATGCAGCAAAAGAGAAACTTGCACTGACCGTCGGCGGAGTCTGGCGCGAAAATCTTCATCGCAAGGGATTACTGCCTTTCGTACGTCTGGCCGGGGAACTGCCGGATTGGAACTTCGTGCTGGTAGGGAAATGGCAGGACGACAGTATAGAGACACTCAGGGCCGAAGCGGGGGACAATGTATATTTCGCCGGATTCGTCGGCGAGCGGGAATTGCATGACTATTACGCGCAGGCCTCTGTGTATGTGCAGTTGTCCTTGCACGAGGGCTTCGGTTTGAGTGTGGCCGAAGCCATGACGGCGGGATGCAGACCCCTGGTAAGCAATGCGGCTTCACTTCCGGAAGTCGTGGGAGAGCACGGTGTAATCGTGGACCTCCACGATCATGCGGCCTTATCCGTGGCTTTGCTTCAGGCGCATGCCGCGAATGACGAGCAGCGTAAGGCAGGAGCTGAGTGGGTAACATCGTCCTTTTCTATGCAAAAACGCACTGTTGAACTCACCAACATAATCAAGAAACTCTGTGACTCATCAATTCGTGGTTGA
- a CDS encoding glycosyltransferase family 4 protein, with protein MQRLYRGKNDTMTHNPTPHRLCVLECSADMGGVQHSTLNLLRCLDRTVWDVVVVLPLEGPLTQELGKLGLAFQLLPMRPLASTSRWTDGLQRRPAPLAWLRNALALVTALPALVRLLRTLRAEVLYSKGLQSHLLGGLAAWIARIPCVWHVQDVISERHAGINVRIMDLLAACFATKLIADGRAIAGQYSQRIRGRTEMILNGVDTGLFEPGNSPQTRGELGIPEHALCIGHVARVTPWKGQAALLEAFLLLAGRHRDAQLLFVGGPLFDGEQYMRDLQATALRSDYAQRIHFTGYRSDLPDLYRAMDIFAYPALEKDTSPLALLCALASGLPAVGFAIDGVTEIADAGTGLLTVPVGDVASLATALESLLSDAAHRKAMGEAARNMALRHFALPEYAGKCEQVLLSVLR; from the coding sequence ATGCAACGTCTCTACAGGGGAAAAAACGATACCATGACGCATAACCCCACCCCGCACCGCCTCTGCGTGCTGGAATGCAGCGCGGATATGGGCGGTGTTCAGCACAGCACGCTCAATTTGTTGCGCTGTCTGGACCGCACCGTTTGGGATGTTGTTGTTGTGCTCCCGCTAGAGGGGCCGCTGACACAGGAGCTGGGAAAACTGGGTCTTGCCTTTCAACTGCTCCCCATGAGACCCCTCGCATCCACCAGCCGCTGGACCGACGGCTTGCAACGCAGACCCGCGCCTCTGGCCTGGTTGCGCAATGCCCTGGCGCTTGTAACGGCGCTTCCCGCGCTTGTTCGTTTACTGCGTACGCTGCGCGCGGAAGTGCTGTATAGCAAAGGACTGCAGTCGCATTTACTGGGCGGTCTGGCTGCGTGGATAGCCCGCATCCCCTGCGTGTGGCATGTACAGGATGTGATTTCCGAGCGGCATGCCGGCATCAACGTACGAATCATGGATTTGCTGGCTGCTTGCTTCGCTACAAAGCTTATCGCGGACGGCCGGGCTATCGCGGGGCAATACTCCCAGCGAATACGTGGGCGTACGGAAATGATACTGAATGGTGTGGATACCGGGTTGTTTGAGCCGGGTAACTCGCCGCAGACACGCGGTGAACTGGGTATACCGGAACACGCGCTGTGCATTGGTCATGTCGCCCGTGTCACGCCATGGAAGGGTCAGGCCGCCTTACTGGAGGCCTTTTTGCTTTTGGCGGGGCGCCATCGGGATGCGCAGCTGCTGTTTGTGGGCGGGCCCCTGTTCGATGGAGAACAGTATATGCGCGACTTGCAGGCGACAGCGCTGAGAAGTGACTACGCGCAGCGCATTCATTTCACCGGTTACAGAAGCGATCTGCCGGATCTGTATCGCGCCATGGACATTTTTGCCTACCCTGCTCTGGAAAAGGACACCAGTCCCCTGGCCTTGCTTTGCGCTCTGGCCAGCGGTCTGCCCGCAGTGGGTTTTGCCATAGACGGCGTGACGGAAATCGCGGATGCAGGCACAGGTCTGCTTACCGTGCCGGTGGGCGACGTAGCTTCCCTCGCGACAGCGCTGGAATCTCTGCTGAGCGATGCCGCGCACCGCAAGGCAATGGGAGAGGCGGCACGTAATATGGCCCTTCGTCACTTCGCGTTGCCGGAATATGCAGGGAAATGCGAACAGGTGTTGCTGTCGGTACTGCGATGA
- a CDS encoding glycosyltransferase family 2 protein, which yields MPDLTVLIPCRNNRAYLEALIPTCSWADAVFVVDSFSEDGSGEAAVSLGAQVLQHEYENSSRQKNRALDLIRTEWVFQIDTDEAMESGLENEILAVIANAGSEISAFRLPRKNHYGPHWLRHGGLYPDYQTRLLRTKRCRWSEREVHAQVIVDGEIGTLRGHIIHHGMPGIAKQLSNLDRYTNYERDEWLKTGKAIAPHRLLWHPPLVFAYRAFWRGGIRDGWRGVVLAMYAAFYDMVRIAKLLEHTDDHPTP from the coding sequence ATGCCTGACCTGACCGTTCTCATCCCATGCAGGAACAACAGGGCCTATCTGGAAGCACTTATCCCCACCTGCTCATGGGCCGATGCCGTGTTTGTGGTGGACAGCTTCAGTGAGGACGGTAGTGGAGAGGCGGCCGTGTCCCTGGGTGCTCAGGTGTTGCAACATGAATATGAGAATTCATCACGTCAGAAGAATAGGGCGCTCGATCTCATACGAACGGAGTGGGTTTTTCAGATCGACACGGATGAAGCGATGGAGTCGGGACTGGAGAATGAAATTCTCGCTGTAATCGCCAATGCAGGTAGCGAGATCTCAGCTTTTCGCTTACCCAGGAAGAACCATTACGGCCCGCATTGGTTACGCCACGGTGGACTCTATCCCGACTATCAGACGCGGTTGCTGCGAACAAAGCGCTGCCGCTGGTCCGAGCGGGAAGTGCATGCCCAGGTGATAGTGGATGGAGAAATCGGCACCCTTCGCGGTCATATCATCCATCATGGTATGCCCGGCATAGCGAAACAACTCTCCAATCTCGATCGCTACACGAATTACGAGCGCGATGAGTGGCTGAAGACCGGGAAAGCCATTGCGCCGCATCGCCTGCTGTGGCATCCGCCGCTGGTATTTGCCTATCGCGCCTTCTGGCGGGGCGGCATACGCGACGGCTGGCGCGGCGTGGTTCTGGCAATGTACGCCGCGTTTTACGACATGGTGCGCATCGCCAAGCTCCTCGAGCACACAGATGATCATCCCACGCCGTAG
- a CDS encoding acyltransferase, with translation MFDLQAPLCIEDNATLSHRVMLVTHTDAGESPLSSTKIPPTSGSVCIAAGAYLGVNVTVLQGVTIGKRAIVGAASLVRRDVAAETIVAGVPAKELGKS, from the coding sequence ATGTTCGATCTCCAGGCGCCACTCTGCATCGAGGACAATGCCACGTTGTCGCATCGCGTCATGCTGGTCACGCATACGGACGCGGGTGAAAGTCCGCTTTCATCGACGAAAATTCCTCCGACTTCCGGCTCAGTTTGTATTGCTGCAGGGGCCTATCTGGGGGTAAACGTCACTGTGCTGCAAGGCGTCACCATTGGTAAGCGAGCTATCGTTGGTGCAGCTTCATTGGTCCGGAGAGACGTCGCGGCAGAAACCATTGTAGCGGGCGTGCCTGCGAAAGAATTGGGAAAGTCCTGA
- a CDS encoding glycosyltransferase family 4 protein has protein sequence MRILIFSSSYAPVIGGLQTVLSDLTQGLREKHDSILVVTNLYPRQLCIYNKVDGITVLRLPLLAMYNKILSTSSIRLVAYTFISYFSTLVLFLILLFYSPHIVNIHFPDHQLRFYARLRKLFRRYCVVTSLHGDDIQRYSSTRRYENEDIVCQFEHLRSLLADSEAVVVCSRYMHDEVLTHFPALKNIAVIANGVREPEVRNSKPTFTAVIQPPFILSYGRFTGKKGIDMLIKAYAAVAQQDRGIPPLVIAGSGPEETLLKTIAAESGVAQLVIFTGPLRRQEIFALLKICEFAIFPSRIEPFGVAALEAMSCGKPVLLTDVGGFAELGRDCELICANPSVDGLRDGIREMFAQRASWRVMGEHNRFCAAKYSVELFVSRYKSLFMDITSGQVTSSEC, from the coding sequence ATGAGAATTCTGATTTTCTCATCATCCTACGCTCCTGTTATTGGAGGGCTGCAAACGGTGCTCAGCGATCTGACCCAGGGGTTAAGAGAGAAGCATGACAGCATTCTTGTAGTGACGAATCTGTATCCCCGACAGCTGTGCATATATAACAAAGTAGATGGTATCACCGTTCTTCGTCTGCCATTACTCGCGATGTACAACAAGATACTATCAACATCTTCTATCCGTCTCGTAGCATATACCTTCATATCTTATTTCAGTACACTTGTACTTTTTTTGATTCTTCTGTTTTACTCGCCACATATCGTCAACATTCATTTTCCCGACCATCAGTTGCGCTTCTATGCGCGATTGAGAAAGCTATTCAGACGCTACTGCGTTGTCACCTCTCTTCACGGAGATGACATTCAACGCTACAGCAGTACGAGAAGGTATGAAAACGAGGATATTGTCTGTCAGTTTGAGCACTTGCGCAGTTTATTGGCCGACAGTGAAGCTGTCGTTGTCTGCAGCAGGTATATGCACGATGAAGTGCTCACTCACTTCCCGGCTTTAAAAAATATCGCAGTAATCGCAAATGGAGTTCGCGAACCGGAGGTCCGGAACTCAAAGCCAACTTTTACAGCGGTGATACAGCCGCCTTTTATACTTTCCTACGGTCGTTTCACGGGCAAGAAGGGCATCGACATGCTCATAAAAGCGTATGCCGCGGTGGCCCAACAAGATAGGGGCATTCCTCCGCTTGTTATAGCGGGTTCGGGACCGGAAGAAACACTTCTGAAGACCATTGCGGCAGAGTCCGGAGTGGCTCAGCTTGTGATTTTCACAGGACCATTGAGGCGCCAGGAAATATTCGCGCTATTGAAGATCTGCGAATTCGCAATTTTCCCTTCACGCATCGAGCCATTCGGTGTTGCTGCTCTTGAGGCGATGTCATGTGGGAAACCTGTACTGCTTACGGATGTAGGGGGATTTGCAGAATTAGGAAGGGATTGTGAGTTGATATGTGCGAACCCTTCTGTGGATGGTTTGCGTGATGGCATTCGCGAAATGTTCGCTCAGCGCGCTTCCTGGCGAGTCATGGGGGAGCATAATCGTTTTTGTGCAGCGAAGTACTCAGTTGAGTTATTCGTCTCGCGGTACAAATCATTATTTATGGATATTACCTCCGGACAAGTGACTTCTTCAGAGTGTTAA
- a CDS encoding glycosyltransferase yields MTVSVLICTYNRHELLRKALQSVLVDAEERPDELVLVNGGDDRADHVLDEFREGTDVHIRHLKTSNINLATSRNLGLNACSGDIIAMTDDDAEVFPDWITRIKALHEELPDAGAIGGAVYGRNVHGLVGRIADLITFPSWTSRTVVRTLPGVNISYKKSVLDEIGMQDVRLFRGEDVDYNWRVLLAGYEVVFDPSMKVWHYHRPTLRGVLRQHYMYGRAYYLVRRKWPAMYSIYPRSWRERRALLKCGRCVLGVVLDAAQLSGKLGSRGQACVAFPLLLVIGIFWRFGMLRQKISTLTTATA; encoded by the coding sequence ATGACAGTCAGCGTGCTGATCTGCACATACAACCGCCATGAACTGCTGCGAAAGGCCCTGCAATCCGTACTGGTGGATGCGGAGGAAAGGCCGGACGAATTGGTGCTGGTCAATGGCGGGGATGACAGAGCCGATCATGTTCTGGATGAGTTCAGAGAGGGCACTGATGTTCATATCAGGCATCTAAAAACGAGCAACATCAATCTGGCCACGAGCAGGAACCTGGGCCTGAACGCATGCAGCGGAGACATCATCGCTATGACCGACGACGATGCAGAGGTGTTTCCGGATTGGATCACGCGCATCAAGGCCTTGCATGAAGAATTGCCGGATGCCGGTGCCATAGGCGGTGCGGTGTACGGGCGTAACGTCCATGGCCTTGTCGGTCGCATTGCCGATCTCATAACCTTTCCCTCCTGGACGAGCAGAACCGTTGTCCGCACCTTACCGGGCGTAAATATTTCCTACAAGAAAAGCGTGCTGGACGAGATCGGCATGCAGGATGTGCGGCTCTTCCGTGGCGAGGATGTGGATTACAACTGGCGTGTGCTGCTTGCCGGCTACGAGGTCGTATTCGATCCGTCAATGAAGGTGTGGCATTATCATCGGCCAACGCTCAGAGGAGTACTGCGTCAGCATTATATGTATGGCCGTGCCTACTACCTTGTGAGGAGGAAATGGCCTGCCATGTACAGCATTTATCCCCGGTCATGGAGGGAAAGGCGTGCGCTATTGAAGTGCGGCAGATGTGTGCTTGGCGTTGTATTGGATGCAGCTCAACTTAGCGGAAAATTGGGTTCAAGAGGCCAAGCCTGTGTAGCGTTTCCCTTGTTGCTTGTGATTGGGATTTTCTGGCGATTCGGTATGCTGAGGCAGAAAATTTCCACTCTGACTACGGCTACTGCATGA
- a CDS encoding phospholipid carrier-dependent glycosyltransferase translates to MKRGHILALAGICFLLALLPRLYYVDWGLPQRFPADEASQVENAYRMLGADLNPHFFRYPSLQIYLLAATYLPVAISGESLDGPYRYLHARVLNALMGAGTAVLLFFLLRSLYSVLPALAGAVFLALHPTHLELSRYATVDVPLLFWVLIMLLLLLRAQSYEQQDMGKEQARKSRWRLLSFAGMALGLAMSTKYSAIFFLPLFAAGSWFSLRSMVDPHASTRRKNAVRVAGVLSMLALIIGLLLLILRSGLLQYAAAYTTDGIVETEYEAFVVRVGIAGLVASVALFMLSMAFRRLPSSHSLHRLHHPRYLLLLLLPFLVFILSSPFDLLDWPHALRDILYEYRHMNIGSAAHYPVGGEVHEMFAPEKLAFASLSFYLDWLRASAGYVFLLLLPAGAVLAVLRRQWYLLSLLATVLLYGMVISSWGNQAVRYALPLLPLLLIIALYPLCVLYQSRFRTLRYTIFLASMALPLVPVLASSGYISQLRVSDTRSLALEWLLQQGAEGADIALDDKTLDLAFVPVFGSVRTSSSSVLMDMSVEELESRRYRYIVLRDLPDIIAPSDERRRILTAQYQLRRTLKAEKGSSRGPRLYMYEARP, encoded by the coding sequence ATGAAGCGGGGCCACATTCTGGCTCTTGCAGGAATCTGCTTCCTTCTGGCTCTGCTTCCGCGTCTATACTATGTTGATTGGGGACTGCCCCAGCGCTTCCCGGCGGATGAGGCCTCTCAGGTGGAAAATGCCTATCGCATGCTGGGGGCAGACCTGAATCCGCATTTCTTCCGTTACCCGTCGCTGCAAATATACCTGCTTGCAGCAACATATCTCCCTGTCGCCATCAGTGGAGAGTCACTTGACGGGCCGTATCGCTATCTGCATGCACGCGTTTTAAACGCCTTGATGGGTGCGGGCACGGCAGTGTTGTTGTTTTTTCTTCTCCGTTCGCTGTACTCTGTACTTCCGGCATTGGCGGGTGCCGTATTTCTGGCACTGCATCCAACGCATCTGGAATTGTCCCGTTATGCGACGGTGGATGTACCTCTGCTGTTTTGGGTGTTAATCATGCTGCTCTTGTTGCTTCGTGCGCAGAGCTACGAACAACAGGATATGGGAAAGGAGCAAGCGAGGAAGTCCCGATGGCGCTTACTCAGTTTCGCCGGGATGGCGCTGGGACTGGCTATGAGTACGAAATACTCCGCCATATTCTTTCTACCTCTATTCGCGGCCGGGTCGTGGTTCAGTCTGCGGAGCATGGTTGATCCGCACGCTTCAACACGTCGGAAAAATGCAGTCCGCGTAGCAGGGGTTTTGTCGATGCTGGCTCTCATTATCGGACTCCTTCTGCTGATACTTCGTTCCGGGCTCTTGCAGTATGCCGCGGCATATACCACCGACGGTATAGTCGAAACGGAGTACGAAGCATTTGTCGTGCGTGTGGGTATCGCGGGACTCGTTGCTTCAGTTGCGCTATTCATGCTGAGTATGGCTTTCCGGCGGCTGCCATCGTCGCATTCGCTGCACCGGCTGCATCATCCCCGCTATTTGCTCCTGCTGCTCCTGCCGTTTTTAGTGTTTATTCTGTCGTCACCTTTCGACCTGCTGGACTGGCCTCATGCGCTGCGCGACATACTGTACGAATATCGTCACATGAATATCGGCTCCGCGGCACATTATCCTGTAGGCGGCGAAGTCCATGAGATGTTTGCACCGGAAAAGCTCGCTTTCGCCTCATTGTCTTTTTACCTCGATTGGTTGCGTGCCAGCGCCGGCTATGTGTTTCTGCTTCTGCTACCTGCGGGGGCGGTTCTTGCGGTGCTCCGTAGACAATGGTATTTGCTGTCGCTACTCGCTACTGTGCTGCTCTATGGCATGGTGATAAGCTCGTGGGGCAATCAGGCGGTGCGATACGCGCTGCCCTTGCTGCCCCTGCTGCTCATCATTGCGCTGTATCCGCTCTGCGTGCTGTATCAGAGTCGTTTCAGGACGCTGCGGTACACCATCTTCCTGGCTTCCATGGCTCTCCCGCTCGTGCCGGTACTGGCAAGCAGCGGGTACATCTCGCAGCTTCGCGTATCCGACACGCGTTCACTGGCCCTCGAGTGGTTGTTGCAGCAGGGAGCCGAGGGCGCCGACATTGCCCTGGACGATAAAACACTGGATCTGGCCTTCGTCCCGGTCTTTGGGAGCGTACGAACAAGCTCATCTTCCGTGCTTATGGATATGTCTGTTGAAGAATTGGAAAGCCGGCGCTATCGCTACATCGTCCTGCGGGATCTCCCGGATATCATAGCTCCCTCGGACGAACGACGCCGCATACTGACGGCGCAGTACCAATTGCGCAGAACCCTCAAGGCAGAAAAGGGCAGCAGCAGGGGACCACGTTTGTATATGTATGAAGCACGGCCATGA
- a CDS encoding glycosyltransferase family 4 protein, whose amino-acid sequence MHSGTRITFIHPFIYKFARGIERYTMNLATALVHEGMDVSVLTWQMPEPVRWGEENRHVQIISVPARRYFTSWFAFPSYIKSILRCKYNHILIHFADYGESQAFNILRLLRISVPYSVVLHFPYSQVPHRYHTLRSKGLFKHATNVIAVSAFVAEEARRFTNGTPIVISHGVDTVSFSPDSSAHSRLVAALGLKKDARFLITVSALEERKGVQWVLRALPALLKLWSGLHYVVVGDGPYREALQRLAVEIGVHANVHFLAARTDTTTYYQAAELMLILSRGEASSLVALESLSCGTPVIASRHRPFDELIRPEWGLQVDEENTEEVIHAISFLLNDPERRRSMGEAGREHILAEHTWEHIAKQYMERVFT is encoded by the coding sequence ATGCACTCCGGCACGCGTATAACATTTATTCATCCCTTTATATACAAGTTCGCTCGGGGGATAGAGCGCTATACAATGAATCTGGCTACCGCGCTCGTGCATGAGGGGATGGATGTAAGTGTTTTAACCTGGCAGATGCCCGAGCCAGTACGATGGGGTGAAGAAAATAGACATGTGCAAATTATATCCGTTCCTGCACGAAGGTATTTTACTTCATGGTTCGCATTCCCTTCGTACATTAAATCTATTCTCCGCTGCAAGTATAATCACATTCTCATTCATTTTGCCGATTATGGGGAGTCGCAGGCATTCAACATACTGAGATTACTTCGTATATCAGTACCGTATTCCGTGGTTTTACATTTTCCATACTCACAGGTCCCGCATCGCTATCACACGTTACGATCAAAAGGTCTATTCAAGCACGCGACTAATGTTATTGCTGTCAGCGCCTTTGTTGCCGAGGAGGCCAGAAGGTTCACGAATGGCACTCCGATAGTGATCTCACACGGCGTCGATACTGTTAGCTTTTCCCCTGACTCCTCTGCTCATAGTCGTCTTGTAGCTGCTTTGGGATTGAAAAAAGACGCACGCTTTCTTATAACAGTGAGCGCCCTTGAGGAACGCAAGGGTGTACAGTGGGTCCTTCGCGCACTGCCTGCACTTTTGAAACTTTGGTCCGGCTTGCACTATGTCGTGGTCGGCGATGGTCCGTATCGTGAGGCCCTGCAGAGACTCGCAGTGGAGATCGGAGTGCATGCGAATGTACACTTCCTTGCGGCCCGAACAGATACTACTACCTACTATCAGGCCGCCGAGCTGATGCTGATACTGAGCCGTGGCGAAGCATCTTCCCTCGTTGCATTAGAGTCACTCTCCTGCGGTACACCTGTTATTGCATCCAGGCATCGGCCCTTTGACGAGCTTATTCGTCCCGAATGGGGATTGCAGGTTGACGAGGAGAACACCGAGGAGGTTATACATGCAATTTCTTTCTTGTTGAATGACCCCGAAAGACGCCGCAGCATGGGCGAGGCCGGGAGAGAACACATACTCGCAGAGCATACCTGGGAACATATCGCGAAGCAATACATGGAGAGGGTGTTCACATGA
- a CDS encoding glycosyltransferase family 4 protein, with amino-acid sequence MPHKRILYVTPFHDALPYSGAALRSTKLYQELRKQFDVTVIAAQEPADRRVLPTVSDENLTRVPFFTPSNKNNSVFRRLLNTKAPGFSAIETTILRDAIRREWIENGPYDTIYFVSQLTASVLPIKGMKYRAAIDVYDYYATIHAARRQQISIFRPYYWIYLKDGILSRRLEHRVLRQASLIFVPTVDELSALSRTISGIPIHVLPNGASTPVKRWSNGDNLSVLMVANFDYGPNREGLQWFLEHAWHEVLKVQPSAVLRIVGKGSSNLRLGDVSGVMQIGQVDDLSCQYLNAACCIIPVLSGGGSRLKLLEAMAYGIPTVSTTFGASGIQHENTIFLADTPLAFAAAVSSCLQGNDMTLYRAARSSEVIANSYTWEKIGIQLRSLLS; translated from the coding sequence TTGCCTCATAAGCGTATTTTATACGTCACACCATTCCATGATGCTTTGCCTTATAGCGGTGCTGCGTTGCGGAGTACCAAACTATATCAGGAGTTAAGAAAGCAATTTGATGTTACGGTAATCGCTGCTCAGGAACCAGCAGATCGTCGTGTGCTTCCAACAGTTAGTGATGAAAATCTTACCCGTGTCCCTTTTTTTACACCCAGCAACAAAAATAATAGCGTTTTCCGCCGCCTGCTGAACACGAAAGCCCCGGGGTTCAGCGCGATCGAGACAACAATATTACGGGATGCGATCCGGCGTGAGTGGATTGAGAACGGACCCTACGATACTATCTATTTCGTAAGCCAATTAACTGCGAGTGTGCTGCCGATCAAGGGAATGAAATACAGGGCTGCGATAGATGTTTACGATTACTACGCAACTATACATGCCGCGCGACGTCAGCAAATATCAATATTCCGCCCATATTACTGGATATATCTGAAAGACGGGATTCTTTCGAGGAGATTGGAACATCGAGTTCTCCGTCAGGCATCGTTGATCTTTGTACCGACTGTGGATGAGTTGTCTGCATTAAGTAGGACCATCTCAGGTATACCAATCCACGTGCTGCCGAATGGCGCAAGTACGCCTGTGAAACGATGGAGTAACGGTGATAATCTATCCGTTTTAATGGTAGCAAACTTCGATTATGGTCCGAACAGAGAAGGCCTTCAATGGTTTCTGGAACATGCATGGCATGAAGTTCTCAAAGTGCAACCTTCAGCTGTTCTCCGCATAGTGGGTAAGGGCAGCAGTAATCTACGTTTAGGAGATGTTTCAGGAGTCATGCAGATCGGACAAGTTGATGATCTATCGTGCCAATACCTTAACGCAGCTTGCTGCATCATACCAGTATTAAGTGGTGGTGGCTCACGGCTCAAACTGCTTGAGGCGATGGCGTACGGCATCCCGACAGTTTCGACTACTTTCGGTGCATCGGGTATTCAGCATGAGAACACCATCTTCTTAGCCGACACACCGCTCGCATTCGCCGCAGCGGTCTCGTCTTGTCTTCAAGGAAATGACATGACGTTATATCGGGCGGCAAGATCCAGTGAAGTTATCGCAAATTCCTATACTTGGGAGAAAATAGGTATACAACTGAGAAGTCTGTTATCATAA
- a CDS encoding glycosyltransferase family 4 protein, with the protein MLNIILANRWYPPYSGFGGVAAYQRDLGRELVNRGNSVTVLAARYSKRDPETQNDLNVAVYRELVRERGITARLPVLRARVRSLDQYIYSKRLNARLRELEVEGKISIVEFAEVNAEAYIYLNTGRTIPVIVRCHTPTFVLQKYYGKNEFPVDWEMTSNREKFCMYQADALSAPSRDMASLIESELHLTPGTIRVIPNALNVQEYSSIRASKEKRNSLVRILHVGRLDRTKGIEILMRAVPEVILYCQNVEFVFVGPDRPDHSGSTWMTRMTQYFKNTGVSAKVSFLGEIDHESILSEYAKADIAVIPSILYESFSYTCAQALAAGLPVVTSSIGGIPETVGDAALLVPPGDAGALAEALVHLVQDTALRSELAARTIDQCRLFDAPVVAEQMLRFYKEVAG; encoded by the coding sequence GTGTTAAATATTATTTTAGCAAATAGATGGTATCCGCCATACTCCGGTTTTGGGGGTGTCGCCGCTTACCAACGGGATCTTGGTCGGGAACTTGTCAATCGCGGGAATTCAGTAACAGTTCTCGCCGCGCGATACTCAAAGAGGGATCCGGAAACGCAAAATGATTTAAATGTTGCCGTATACCGTGAGCTTGTTCGCGAAAGAGGAATTACAGCTCGACTACCGGTGTTACGTGCACGTGTTAGATCATTGGATCAATATATTTACAGCAAACGCCTGAATGCGCGACTGAGGGAGCTCGAGGTTGAAGGAAAAATATCAATTGTAGAGTTTGCAGAGGTTAATGCGGAGGCATATATTTATTTGAATACGGGACGTACCATACCCGTCATTGTGCGTTGCCATACTCCGACGTTTGTTCTCCAAAAGTATTACGGCAAAAATGAATTCCCTGTAGATTGGGAGATGACTTCCAATCGTGAAAAATTCTGCATGTATCAAGCGGATGCATTAAGCGCACCTTCAAGGGACATGGCCTCTTTGATCGAATCAGAGTTGCACCTTACTCCAGGTACGATCCGCGTGATTCCAAATGCTCTCAATGTACAGGAATATTCCTCAATAAGAGCGAGCAAGGAGAAGAGAAATTCATTGGTGCGAATCCTTCATGTCGGTCGTCTCGACAGGACAAAAGGAATCGAAATACTAATGAGAGCGGTGCCCGAAGTCATTTTATATTGTCAGAATGTAGAGTTTGTATTTGTGGGGCCAGACAGGCCGGATCATTCGGGTTCGACCTGGATGACACGCATGACCCAGTACTTCAAAAATACTGGAGTATCTGCAAAAGTCAGCTTCCTGGGTGAAATTGACCACGAATCGATCCTTTCTGAGTATGCGAAGGCCGACATCGCGGTAATACCATCCATTCTGTATGAGAGCTTTTCTTATACATGTGCACAAGCCTTAGCGGCAGGTTTACCTGTAGTCACATCTTCGATTGGCGGAATTCCGGAGACTGTGGGAGATGCGGCACTCCTTGTACCGCCTGGTGATGCAGGTGCTCTTGCTGAAGCACTGGTACACCTCGTGCAAGATACAGCATTGAGGTCGGAGCTGGCGGCGCGTACGATTGACCAATGCAGGCTATTCGACGCACCTGTTGTCGCAGAGCAAATGTTACGATTTTATAAAGAAGTCGCTGGCTGA